A single Trachemys scripta elegans isolate TJP31775 chromosome 20, CAS_Tse_1.0, whole genome shotgun sequence DNA region contains:
- the PDIK1L gene encoding serine/threonine-protein kinase PDIK1L isoform X2, protein MVSSQPKYDLIREVGRGSYGVVYEAVVRKTSARVAVKKIRCHAPENVELALREFWALSSIKSQHPNVIHLEECILQKDGMVQKMSHGSSSSLYVQLVETSLKGEIAFDPRSAYYLWFVMDFCDGGDMNEYLLSRKPSRKTNTSFMLQLSSALAFLHKNQIIHRDLKPDNILISQSRMDANDLEPTLKVADFGLSKVCSASGQNPEEPVNVNKCFLSTACGTDFYMAPEVWEGHYTAKADIFALGIIIWAMLERITFIDTETKKELLGSYVKQGTEIVPVGEALLENPKMELLIPVKKKSMNARMKQLIKEMLAANPQDRPDAFELELRLVKIAFKDSNWDT, encoded by the exons TTACGGTGTGGTGTATGAAGCAGTCGTCAGGAAGACCTCTGCGCGGGTTGCAGTGAAAAAAATTCGGTGTCATGCTCCAGAGAATGTGGAACTAGCGCTACGTGAGTTCTGGGCACTGAGCAGTATCAAGAGCCAGCATCCAAATGTTATCCACCTGGAGGAGTGCATCTTACAGAAAGATGGTATGGTGCAGAAGATGTCACATGGTTCCAGTTCTTCCCTTTATGTACAG CTTGTAGAGACCTCATTAAAAGGAGAAATCGCCTTTGATCCCAGAAGCGCCTATTACCTTTGGTTCGTAATGGATTTCTGTGATGGAGGAGATATGAATGAGTACCTGCTATCCCGAAAGCCGAGCCGCAAGACCAACACCAGTTTCATGCTTCAACTCAGCAGTGCCCTGGCTTTCCTTCACAAAAATCAGATTATCCATCGTGATCTCAAACCTGACAACATTCTGATCTCACAAAGCAGAATGGATGCTAATGACTTGGAACCCACTCTGAAAGTAGCCGATTTTGGGTTAAGTAAGGTATGTTCAGCTTCAGGACAGAACCCCGAAGAGCCTGTCAACGtaaataaatgtttcctttcaacAGCATGTGGGACTGACTTCTACATGGCCCCTGAAGTCTGGGAAGGACATTACACTGCAAAAGCAGACATTTTTGCATTGGGGATTATAATTTGGGCAATGTTAGAAAGGATCACCTTCATAGACACTGAGACGAAGAAAGAACTTTTGGGGAGCTATGTGAAGCAAGGGACAGAGATTGTGCCAGTTGGGGAGGCACTTCTAGAAAACCCCAAAATGGAACTTCTCATCCCTGTAAAGAAAAAATCTATGAATGCCCGTATGAAGCAGCTGATTAAGGAAATGCTGGCTGCCAACCCACAAGACCGTCCTGATGCTTTTGAATTAGAACTCAGATTAGTCAAAATTGCTTTTAAAGACAGCAACTGGGACACGTGA